The following are encoded in a window of Schistocerca nitens isolate TAMUIC-IGC-003100 chromosome 9, iqSchNite1.1, whole genome shotgun sequence genomic DNA:
- the LOC126203660 gene encoding cuticle protein 8-like — translation MAHSQMSAALLLVVVASVCRQSHSWHGHTYAHQTAPVVGPAHPVHVGGHAVDYVAYPKYEFEYGVSDGHTGDHHSQKEHRDGDVVTGEYSLKEADGSVRTVKYHADKSGFHPVVHHSHHGHGGRHSTDAGYAGYAYSNGGY, via the exons ATGGCCCACTCACAG ATGTCAGCTGCCCTCCTGCTGGTGGTCGTCGCCTCTGTATGTCGGCAGTCACACAGCTGGCACGGACACACCTATGCCCACCAGACAGCTCCAGTCGTGGGGCCTGCTCATCCAGTCCACGTTGGAGGCCACGCTGTCGACTATGTG GCATACCCGAAGTACGAGTTCGAGTACGGGGTGTCTGACGGGCACACAGGGGACCACCACTCCCAGAAGGAGCACCGCGACGGAGACGTCGTGACGGGCGAGTACTCGCTCAAGGAGGCGGACGGCAGCGTGCGCACCGTCAAGTACCACGCCGACAAGTCCGGCTTCCACCCCGTCGTGCACCACTCGCACCACG GGCACGGCGGCAGACACAGCACGGACGCTGGCTATGCTGGG